AGACCTGATGTACCGAAGACTGTCCATCTTATACCTGTCGATACATTAACCTATCGCGGATTGTGGATTGAAGGATTTATTGAGCCGCACCTATCCCTAAAAGAGCAGCACGATGTGATTCGTGTGGCTCGAAATTGTGTTTTTCATGAGAATCGATTAAACACAGGTATGTTTATTCCGGACATTTCTAAACACACGCTCGCGCCCGACTTATTAACCGCTGCCACCGATTTTGGTCAATATCACCGGTGGGAGTATCCGTTTAAGTAGCGTTCAATTTATGGTGAATTAAGTTGACAGTTCAATTGAGCAACAGATCTGGGAGGTGTGTGAATGAGCGAAGACATCTGTTTCAGTCCAGAAGATCAACAGTTCGTTGATCGAGCCACAGATTTTTGCCAACAAATGGGTGAGCGTGCTGTCCTTATGTTGATTGGGAGTCGTGCCGCTGGTTTCACCGATGGATGGTCGGATCTTGACCTGTGTATCATTGGCGATAAGCGTCACCTTTCCGATGAAGATCGAGAGACTTATGAACAAAGCTGGCAACTCTTCGTTGATCGAGGTGATTTTGAGGCACACTGGTCATTTTATGATGAAAATGACCTACGGGCGTGGTTGGAGACGTACCCAGATGAGATGATGTGGGTTATTGCGACTTCACAAACTCTCTACGGTTGTTCAAGCACTGCTGAAGAACTCAAGCATCGCTATTGCGTGTATCCGCCCGCGATCGCGGAGCGCAAGTTGAAGTGGATGTTCGGCAAGTATTATTTCTCGCAGCGTGGTCCCTTAGCTATGGCAGCTCGAAACAAGGTGGAAACGGCATTTGTTGCGGTTGGAAATGTCATTGAGTACCTCTGTAAAATGTGCTGTGTCGCTGAGAGACAACCGTTTCCCTACGAAAAATGGGTGGTTGAAGCAGCGAAACAGACACAACTGGGCGCAATGGTGTATCCATCAATTCAACGCGCTGTGAATGGCATCGGAGACTTTCTCGACCCGCCAGTCGATAGTAACTGGCGTGATTGGGCACCGGTGAAGGAATTACGCCGGACATTGCCAATTGTTCAAAGCGGACTAAAGGAGCTCGGTTGGGTCGGCGATTGGATTGACGATCCGAATGCAGTCTACTTCGATGAGACAGCAAGACGACCCGCACCC
Above is a genomic segment from Candidatus Poribacteria bacterium containing:
- a CDS encoding nucleotidyltransferase domain-containing protein, with translation MSEDICFSPEDQQFVDRATDFCQQMGERAVLMLIGSRAAGFTDGWSDLDLCIIGDKRHLSDEDRETYEQSWQLFVDRGDFEAHWSFYDENDLRAWLETYPDEMMWVIATSQTLYGCSSTAEELKHRYCVYPPAIAERKLKWMFGKYYFSQRGPLAMAARNKVETAFVAVGNVIEYLCKMCCVAERQPFPYEKWVVEAAKQTQLGAMVYPSIQRAVNGIGDFLDPPVDSNWRDWAPVKELRRTLPIVQSGLKELGWVGDWIDDPNAVYFDETARRPAP